TACTCGAGCAAGGCAAGGTCTTGGTGTTGGTTTAACCAGTAAATTAAGCAGAtaagagcggttttcaaatgactgtcgaaaaaccaaaaccaaagtaatcactttgaccaatcacaacaggaacaaacagctccatgaaccaatcacaattcctagcaattatctgtaactcgctcgaagcgcgggaaaaatcacgcgtacatggtgggattggttttggttttgcgtctcattggttgaaaaactggcgcgagtcttttaagccaatcgcgtaattactttcgacagtcatttgaaaactgctctatagaAACCAAGTGTGGAATTGGTTTTAGTTTGAGTCACGTCATCTCGTTTTCAAAGTAATTTGACATGATTGGGTCTACTTTTGCTCTTCATTGGTTTCTAAAAACGAGCAAATTACTCCGTGAATTCCATCGGTTTACAGTTAGCTGAAAATGGTACCTTTTTTGGGTTTTCGACAAtcctttgaaaactgctctaggaGTTATGTTAAATCAATTATCGACCGTCTTCTTACCTTCAAAGAGAGGACGGCATCGCTGTGTCCAACAAATGTTTCAAGACATCGTCTTGTCTCTAAACTCCACAGTTTTAAagtcctcaaaaaaaaaaagaataatagaaaataaagaaataaacaaaagttGTATTTACTGGCGCTCTTAAATATGTTGGGAACAAATTTGAATTTCTACCTGTCAGTAGAACCGCTGACAAGGAACTCTTCAGTAAGTTGAAGGCTCGTTACTGCACCTAAACAAAGAAATATACCAGAAGAAACGTCACATTACAGGGCGCTAGCGGTTTCGCTGAAAAATGACGGGCGATATTTCATCCTCGTTCCCACGGCTCTCTCTTTCTCCATCGTGGAAATGAAACGGTACATTCGCGAAAATCTCGAATTTTGGAGACTGTAAAATAGGTCATCGACCAGATACGAAACCGTGGCCGTGTTCCTCAATCTCTCGCAAATACTGAGGGCGTGAAACAGTCTGTTTGCTTTTACGATTATTCTCTCTTTCTTCGCGTGTCTCGTGCGCTGCGGAAAGAAATTTACAGAAAACGAAGAGATGATAATTTTCCTCCTTCTTCACGATCGCTTTTTCGCCTTACCTGCAATTTCACCATTAACTGGTCGCTGAAAAACTAGAGCGAGCATTATGTACTTTTTTTCCTAGTTTAATGTAAAAGATTAGCTTGGTTCAGTTTCGGATTTTCCCACCTTCATGTCCATCAACAACCTCTTGACATTCCCACGTGTCCGTACTCCAGATTCGAATCGTACGGTCATGCGATCCGGTGACTCTGAAAGTGAAGGAATACCAATATCAGGACAAAGACTCGACATTTACTTTTGTTATTTGTATCTGAAGATATTTAACCTCCACTTATTGCCTGAACTAAGAAAAACAAGAGGAAACggaataaaataaatcaatgaaaacaaagacgAACAAGAAAAGccgaaacaacaacaaatggtCGACTCAAAAGCCTTGCCGTTATTTTGAGTTTACCCAAGTTTGTCTCCCTTTCAAGTTCTTTCCTCCTCTGTAATTGCATTATTTCTTTATCCATCAATTGCAATTTTTTCTATGCAATTATCTGTCACAGGTTCCAACGAATAATTAACTTGAAACTAATCAGCAAATACTATGTGCTAGATTGATCATGACCTCCGTTCCCGAACACTTACAAAATATCGTGGTTGAACTGTAAAGAAGACACACAGCCAGAATGACCATAAAGCACTTTAAGTCGATTAAACTTGACGATATCCCAGATCTGAAATGTGTTAATAAACCAAATATGAAGATATCAAGTAGATGACCACTGTAACAATTGCAAGGTGCATTTGAGCACATCCACATCATGTGGATGTGCTCAAATGCACATCCACATGATTGCTCTGCGTGGTAATTTCCTATCATAGGAAATTACCACGCAGAATAAATATAATACTTTTTCGGAGAGGGAAAGTCAATTGATTATAAACGAAAAAACTTCTTTACGTGGGATCAGGGGGGAGAGGTCAGGTAACGGTACATGTGATAAAGGGGTAGCATTGCATCAAGTGATATGATTAGGGGGtataaggcccggttcagacgccgctccacccatgtgccgaacctaattgatggattaagtccggcaaaagagcggcgtctgaatcaattcggtacggcagttttaattcggtgcggcaactttgttaagttcgacaaggtctgccgcattattcgacactgaagcggcaactgattcatacgccgctccactcatgtgccgaaccaaatgcattaattatgacaatgtacaatcttcccatgatgtactcctacattaggttcgacacacagtacgccgtctgaatcagttgtcgcgccaatgtcgctccaattgaattaggttcggcacatgagtggagcggcgtctgaaccgggcctaacaGAATTTTGTTGCATGGGATCGGGGGTTCAGGGCAGCTGGACATCGATGAGAAaatggtgggggggggggggagtggaAGGTGAACGGAAAATCGATTCTCAAAGGGAGGAGTCTAGGGGAAAACTACCAACCATGACAGTCATATCCCACGAACCACTGACAATCTTCTCATCGTCAAATTGAAGACATCTCACTCCACCCTGAAAAGTGGATGAAGTCAGTGACAAGCATTTGGTTGAGCAAAAAGGTCAGCTCAATAAACatagaaatgaaaacctttAGAGGTCTAACAGAATTTCAGGTTGATATGACAATCAGTGAAGGACTTATCATTTTGAATCGAATGTTCTCTTCCAATAGCAGAACGATCTGAACAAAGAGAAAACGGATCACTCCTAAGTATACAGAATACGCATTTTTGCGTTGTCGATCGCGAACAGAAGAAATTCGAAATAACGCTGGTCTATGTGAAAGCCTCCTCATTTTTCCACTGCACGGAAAACCCGTCAGAGTTGTGGAAGATCAGTTAAATCTGCAACGGAAGTTCGGCTCTTAAAGGCTTGTTTCACAGAGGATAATATGAGTACAATGTCATTTTCTGGGAGAGACCAATAACCTAGCAAGCGAAATGTTCGCTTCCGATGTCCGTCTGTGTTCAAAAACGTCGCTTTTTTACTGCTTTttgctcgcgttgtcgtcagaacctcaaatatcaaaatttcgtgtcaaatagcagactacgtcaaaaaattgcaccaaaaagtgtgccgcacgtgctgcacgattatatttcctcattcaaccaatgatatgattgatttgtggcgtagtcaatgacgttgccgtcgtcaaaaaCAGTAGAGACCtcaagcaaacacgacggcgacgggagcgagaacgtcatctgaaaatgtaactttttgtttctgcaatcgggagcttaagcaaccacgacgacgacggcaacaaaaaccccacaaatttgcatatttgacaatggaaaacagtatttttgcacgctttgcacgtgcatatttcatctattgacattttgaagacgttctcgtccTTTCTACGACGTAAAAtaacctgttttgtagttgtgtggacgacgtcagcatatgatgacaaatgttcaattttgtcttcttatgccccaagcgcttgttccaatttaattccaggacagttagaacacatttttcaagcataacgactttgaataactaaaaattgattgcagaaacgcgaagttacattttcagatgacgttctcgctcccgtcgccgtcgtgtttgcttaaggtctctagTTCCAAAAGAAAACGTAAGCTGGTAAAGAAGGTAACTAGTAGGTATAAAATGAATAACCTTGTGACCTTTGAGTTTATGAACACTGCGTCCACTTCTAACGTCCCACACCCTGGTGAAAAATAAAGGGAAGATTCAGAAGATTAACAAATAGCGAAATGTGCTCGACCGCTAGATGATGCGACGCGCATACTTTATGATAAAAGTCACGAAATGTGCCTTGACCCATCCGCTTCAGGTCCCTTATTCTTAACAAAAcgcattttttctttaatttttaacatGTGGTATTGACCGTTTGGAAATGAAACAGTTACTGTAGCAGGACTGCTCCATTCTTCTGCCCTCTGCAAAGCTAACTTTTCTGTGCATTTGGACAGGCCCCAACTAATAGGCCACAAATTTCTATTATCTCTCGAGTCTAttgtaagtcccaggagaaaataaaaacaatgcttacgcaaaattttggaggacaaacaaagagtattatggtatttttgccGGGTTACCTATATTCTGAATTCGAGCCTACCGTATGGTGCGGTCAGCGGAGCCAGTAATGAGTCTTCTGGTGTCAAACTGCAAGCATAAAATTGCATCCATATGTCCTTGTAATCTTCGCACTCTGCGGACAGCAAAAACACCTTGAACAGCCAGAGAAAGGTAACGGAATCTCTGTTTCTTCGGCAATCCATCTTCTCCCTACAGAAATGGACAAAACCGCTGGTAATGATATTCATGGAAAAGGCTTTAGTGTGGGCTGCGGGCAAAACTTCGATGTCAGTTTATTTGGAATTTAttcaaaactgaaaataacAGTTGTGGTATACTTGGCTTTTTCTCATCACTTATGGCTCACTAACGATGCACGCTATTCTCTTTCACAGACAAATTTTGCCGGTGACCAGGTATTCTATGGTTATCATTTGTAGAAGACAAGGCAAGAAGGACATAAATAATAATGTAACAATACGAATAATacaaataatggtaataatgcAATAGTACTACAAAACGCAAACTAAATCTCCGAGCACAAAAATGTATACTGGAATTGTACAACAAATAACTTTGTTTGAAGTCTTACTGGTCTATTAGAAATATGAGTAAGTTGTGTCCCCCCCCACcccaaaaaaaagcaaactccCCCTGGTAGGGCAAGGAGGGGCTAAGGGGGATCTCGTGCTAGTATGACTTGTAGTGGTGTGACATTTCCTGATAGTAAAACGCAAGGTAAAAATCAAAAGGGAAACAATGAAGGCAATAATTATGGCCAAAAAGAATGGTACCACTTTAATAAGACAGCATCTTGGCTGTGCACAGCCTTACCAAAAGATTTGATGCCTGGACCAATGCAGGCCTCACATCCAATGCTACTTCAAGTTCATGAGGTCTATCTTCTTGGGTCAAGGCCTGAAGACTGCGAGTCAAAAGCTTGAGATTCCCCCCTGTCAGGTCATGACCATCCAAATCTGATGCCACAAAGTCCTCAGCATTCTCCCTTTGTTCTGCAGTGACTGCAGATTGGACAGGGCCAATGTTCTCCAAGGAATGCTTGGGTTGAGTATCAGCTGAATAGAGAAAGTATAATTATTTAATGATAAAGATGAACCAAACAAGAGGTCAAACTTGTTGGTTGTTGACTGCAGCTAACCTCTACCACTCTCAATGCTTGTTCTTTCTTCTGATGCATGTATTGCTACTTATACCTGTGCAACTATGATTCAGTGCAGCTGCTATCACTGCCACAAATGAAATGTAATTGTTGTGGCTGCTGCTATTGCTACAGTATGTGTTGTCACGACTGTTTCCTAGCAGCTGCTGATGATGTTAAAGCAGCAATTTCTGTTTCAGCCAGTATAGATACCACTGCTATAAATTCCAGTTGCTGTTAATGCAACTGTAGCTGCAGTGCAGATTTATGATGCCACTTTTGCTGCTGGTTGCTGCGGCTACTGCTGCAGGGTCTAAGGATAAATGCAGGGGTACCTgaagaaaagccttaagtgacttctgataacttaccagattctccttctaaattttcttgtattcagttgtgaatgactaggagaatttgacattgcatcaaaagtcacttaaggccttattccacacaccccttcaaatAATGGTCACATTGTCTCACCAACTTCAGTTATCACTGTCTTACAGTCATCCTTTTCAGTAGCCTTTAAGGGCAGGTCtaaaacttaaaaaaagttAGCCATAAGCATTcacaaaataaattgaataaatgagTTACAAGAGTCTAATGTAAAGATAACAATGATAACTTCACTCAAGTCTGAAGTATGTAGATCTTAGCTTAGACTACAAGTTGTTTCTTATAATATTTCAGCATTCCATAAATACGGAATGCCAAGCCTGTCAAGTACATAATATTTCCTTGCACTTTATAATCACTTGCTAAGTTAGAGACTCAGTGTCTCAGTAATCCAGGCTGGTACAAAATTTATGCTCTGTCAGTAAGGCACAGTGTCAATAAATTCAAGTCAAAGCCACCGGAAACCTCTTGGAGGCCAGGAGAACCAATAAACTTGAGACCCACATGACAACAAAGAATTCAGTCACATGTGTGCAACTTTTACAATAAAACATTACATAAAGTTTTGTTACCAACTGTAGGTTGCTTCTTCCGTTCTTCCCTCCTTTCTTCTGATAATGACTGTTTCTGGTCTAAAATAAACCAGTGATTAAGATGGCTTAATGGAATGACAGACAAAAAAAGTAATCGTCAATTTACCGTAACAcaatttttattacataaaaaaaatgattgctTTGTAGGGacttccaccactgagaaaaaccataTCTTCAAAACACCTGacgcagagtagagaaccaactgAGTCAAGCCACGCATCACAAGAAAATCATGTACATTCattttaccaaactctgatccttgtattcaCAAAGAAGTGAGGGCAAAAGTATTGGTTTGAAGTGGACAAAAGGAGGTAAGTTTCTATTCTATTTAATGCACTGAGCACCCATAGCAAGCTACAGTATGACGCCTgcaagtgctctaccagttaAAAAAACTCTTTCACTGGTTGTGCTGATAAAAAGGGAGAACAGTGGAGTGTCAGAGCCCAAGCGAAAGAGGAATATTTGGAATAGGACTGCGGAAAATGTATCTCTTAGAGATCTGCTACCACTGAAAATGCCTTGACCGTTGTGGATTACCCCATGGGTACATTGTGCTTCTAAAACATATCACGAACACTGTGATCTGCATTTGGCTCTAACTTGATCAGTTACAACACAACTTTTGGCATTTCAAAAAAATCGCATCAGTCCTTGTTTCTaaccatttttttcttgttccgCAAATTTCGCTTCGGCCAGCTCCCTGTAATACATAAGTAGTTCCTTGTAAGCTTGTTTCCAGTCAACAGCTTGTCCTCTCCCAAGGAAAGTTATCTTGCGAGGCAAGTTTTTGACTCCTTCTTTTGCACCTGCAAGGAAGCAAAGCAGCAAAGTACAGATCTTACTGAGTAGTGGAGGGGTTGAATACTTGAATGGAAACAAAGCACACAATGAGTGATTGGTGCTGCTCATGCAGCAGTGAGAAagccctgaaaaattcaggcctggggcctgtttctcgaaagtcccgaaacttttcgggcgtatttcgggtgacataattctctttgtacctTCAatacgaaggcgtctcgaggcacgaaactttgcaattatttttatttttattccctttacaacatatgaaaagaccagctttacagaataagcaggtcgtacttttacgaatggcttttcgggcccgaaaagttctcgggactttcgagaaacggcccctgggcagggattcgaaccctgacctctagGATGCTGGTGCAGTGTTCTTTAAGCTATTGGGCCAACTGGGGGCAGGTCGTTGTGTGGGTCGATTAAAAGCCTGTAGTTGTGGAGATAGATGAtgatacaccttattccaaaatagtggccaataaattattcttttgtttgcatgttaattagccctcttcacctcattttcacttcaaaattcttttgttttttatacatgttgatgaggcgaagagggctaattaacatgcaaacaaaagaataatttattggccgccactTTGGAATAAGGTGACGgtataatacaggaattttctaTGTATTCGAAGCACACAATGTTAATTAATGTTAATTAGTGATGAGACTGGCTGTCTTTCTCAAGAAGTGAAGGGCTATGTGCAACCATCAAGAATGTTTTATAGCATTCCAATAAGGGCAATACACAGAAGCCCTATCACACATAATTAGCCAAAAAAACTTTTCAACACACCCATGGCAGCAATTTTCTTCTTCCATAGTTCAATGTCATTGGCTAGAAATCTCCACCGATGACAAACCTGAAAAGTACAATAATGTGAAAAAATTATTCTTCCTGGTCCCACCTAATAGGATTATTACTTGATGGTTCGCATGCTTCTGTCAAataattttaaatgcaaatagcCAAgctgtgtatttttttttgtttttttttttatccagcaAGGAAATTACAAACTGTCTCGACactttttccaaaattttacaGTGAAGATATGCGGGACCACTTTACAGGTAAGTACACACAAATAATTGAAGAGAGAATACATATTTTATCATTACAGCAACCATAGAAAGCCTCCTTCAAATGCAATCTTAGCAAAATAATTGTAAAGTGGAGATCTGCTCGACCACTTTGCAGGTTAGTACACAGGCCATTAATTGATTTTTTAAGGGACAGAAAGAGCGAAGAGTTTCATGCATCAGCCCTTCACTGCTCCGACAAAGGGCTAACTCTTAAACGTCAGCTTTGATATCTCTGCCCAGTGGAAATCTGACTCTTATCATCCTTTTTGATACCTTTTGTAATAAcacagagggcaaaattactgaatgctgattggtcaatgaagagggtatttttcttaattttgtttatgatgagggcaaaattactcacCTATGATTgctcctcaggttgcctagcaacagcttatgcTATAAAGAAGTTTTTCGGTAAGAATAGCGTCTCATTTCAAGATAATTATTTGACGAGGAATGTATTGAAGAATTAAGGacaagagcaaaaatgaaaacacaaagagTAGCACAGAGTActggaaaaatgttttcaaaaagtgggcagATTTAAAGAAACTTTTAGGAGTGTGCAAGAGCCGTGTTCTTGACCAAACACTGTCGCAGTTTTATGCATTCAGAAATTTTGCGCTCTACGTTGTTAACAAGTACTGTAATAGCAATGGATCCTCAGAAATAatatcattttgttttcagcagTTGCCTAAATTGCAACTTTGGCAATGTCAGCAACTTTTCATTCTTTGTGTATTGCGTCCAATTCAGATGTTGGAATAGTAAATTCAATGTACTTAAAAATGTGTTGCATCCATTTCAGGTATCCACATGGTATATACAAACCTTGACAAGAATCTAACTAAGAAAACCGAGCAGTTCAAATGTTTGGTACTATTATCTGTCCCTTTATAAATAATTCTTCTGGTAAgctaatgaaaacaaacaaaagaacctTATACTATAAAAGTGGAATGTGAATAAAATTGTCTgtcaattgttgttgttgttgttgttgttgttgctgtcatCATGCTTTccctatttaaggacggtgcctactaattatagatattttttccccaatgtgtgattatgcaggaaatgtagatcttaacaagtcctattgaaatccaaaaagaaaattgggggtaaccacacatttttcaaagataattcatgaataatatctgtaaaaagctttaaaatacaaagcaatgtactgtatggcgttctttctcaaattgaagcttaattatctctcaaaaatgcatggttacccccaattttctttttggataccaagagtactttaTACTAAGATCTACGTTatctggatagttttaaaccgcgcaaaaatatccctgtattagtaagcctTGGCAATAGGAAacccgagtatctggagatgcgcataACGTAtgcacaataacaatagtaggcaccgtccttaaatgacTAACATCTTTCATAATTTCAGAACTTGATGATGACAAAAGAATAACATAAGGATTTCATTATGCTTACCAGAAACCACAACACTGCAAAGTGATCGCTGAAACTGTGAGTGTCATGGCATggatataaatatatttattataacAAAAATGATTTTCTTAAATAATTTAGAACTAAAATTGCATTCTGAAAGTAATCTATCACCATTCAAAAAGCACAGTAgaccagcttatcaactaaATTTTACCTGAGAACTTCGACAAAGACTTTGTACATCCAAGTTGGAGAATATCTTGAGCAGGACACGGTCTGGAACACAGTTTATATCAGTTTGATCTCTGAGTCTGAGGTGAAAATTttgagagagaaagagaaaaattaatggtatcagagaataataattattattaatttttgttatcacATCACAGCAGCTATAGGAAGCCTCCTTcaattgaaattttgaaagttaAGATTGGATAGTGTTGGTAGATTCTTGATGAAAAAAGCCTTACGCCAGATTAAGATACTGAAACTCAGAAAGTCAAAGTAGAATCACTGAGGTACAACACTACTTTGCTAATATGGCTTCCCAGGATTGCAAATTGGCAGCCTATTGGGGACCCCCTCTCAAGTGAATTTAGCAGGTTGACTAAGAATgaaatttaataatattttagaGGTCCAGCCAATCTATTGAAATTCAACATGATTAACAAAATAATGGGTTAGTTTTTGGATTAGCTACCACTCAATATAATGCAATATGTTGCATGTATAGGGGAGTCGCTCCACAATATAACTGTGAACTGCATAGTTATTATTTTATCTATATATAATTTacgatgttaatacatgaaattcatgtatttgaactgcactTTTAAGTGTACAATCATCGCAGTTTTTAGCAGAACTTGTAATGTAGTAACAAGAAAGGCCTCTCACATCACAGAGATCAGGGTATGATTCCTATTTAAGCCTTTCTTTCTAATACTCAAGTACCAGTAGCACTAGAAACTGCAAAGaccttacagtaaaaaaaaacacagttaTTCCCACATGGTCACCCATTCAAATAATATTACTACCGGTACCTCTTTTCAAGAGAGGCAGACAGGAAACTTATCCTTTTGTTTGGGTCAGCGATACACACTGACTTTGCGGGAAAATTCAAGGTTATATACTGTGTATTGCAAGAGTAATGAAACTCTACACATGCATACAGTATACTGCATACCTTTGTCCCAGGCACTGAGCGAAGAAATTGAGACATTCCTCATCGCAGCATTTTAAAACTTCTGATAAAAGGTCCACCCTCTCATGGATCTGCCAACCATCTAGCCACTGAATTCAGAGAAAAACTTAAGTCTGAACACAAACTACCAGTATCAGCTGTTTAAAGTGAGATGATATGCATAAATTATGGTTCAGTGTTTTGCAATTAACAACACACAATTGCAGCATCTGCTCACTAGAAACACACCtcatagctttctttttttgtgactAGTATCAATCATACTGGTTAAAGATACTCTAAACAAATGGATGCAAAATTTGTTCAACTTGCCAAAAGCACCTCACAAGCAATATTTCCCTCAACAACGCATGCAGAATAAGAGTATGGTGTGGTGTCACCCTGTGATTACTATGGCTACCAATTTACCACATGAAGTCATGAGGGCCAAATAATGTTACCAGCCAGCCACTCTATTGAAAACCTTGAAATCAAATGGCATCAAAGATGATACTTGTAGAAAAAAAACTATATGAGAAACCCTGAAGAATGCTGAAAATTGAAATCCAACAAACAGCCACCGCAGTCATTGTTACCATAAGGCATTGTAACTGTCATCATCATCCTTGCCTTTGCTGCTGTTCATAACAGCGGAATTTGCTCCTACAGAATCATCATCGTTGCTGCCACCACCATCATTGTCGTCATATCATCATAATACTCAAACAAGTtcttaaacattattattaaatcCCAAATCAGCACAGAACAACCTCCAACATGGAATTTAAAGCTGACAATGTTGACAACTTCAAAGCAATATTATTATACCTGGTAAATCTGATTGATTTGTGACTTGAAATGATTTGACAGTTTGCTACGACGAGGTTTTATCAGGCGTGCTCCCTTGTGACCTTCCCACCATTTGTCATGCTTAAATGTAACAGGCGCATGCCCATACAGCCTACAAGTGTCACCTATTCTAGGTGCCGACTTCATTGGTCCAAGTTGCCTGTGATTGAACTCAGTGAAAAAGTGAGGTGTGCTCACTCTCCGTAGAATTGTTGGAGCATGTTCATGCCCGCGGACTTCCTCGTTGTCTAGCGACTGTTTCTCGGAATAAGCGAATACGGTCGTGACACCACCATTACGGGATATAGACCCAGGGTCTTTGTCTACCGTGGTTGTACTGTTTGTGCCATTAATTGTTAGGCTTGCGTTTGCATCCCTGAAATTCTGCAGCAAACCGTTCCATTCATTTCTTTGAAAACTCTCAGTCTCTTCTGCGATCGGAAAATATTTTTCATAAACCTCTTCGCTTAGATTAGGTTGCAGAGTGTTCGCTAGTGTGTCGGCGCTGAAGCTTGGAGCTGTCGTAGATTTTACAACAGCAGGTCGAATAAAAGTTGTTGGATAAGTCCCTTTGAGTCTCACAGTAAAATCCCGGTGAAAAACCGGCTCAAGAGTCGTCACTAATGCTTTGAGCTGGTCCCTAGAACATTTTTCGGAAACTCCACACAACAAGATCTTCTGTTGCCACGATCGCCAGCCAACAAACCATTCACAGACCTTCTTGCAGATTTGTTTGTGCGAAAACAAACTGCTCACTAACTGCACATCAACCGCATTGAGATCCAAACTAGGGAGTAACAACGGCTTATGGATGTTCTTAACTCCAAGCCCTGTattattctttcctttttttattccAGTGTTCTTGAGAATGGGGAAAAACACTACTGGACGCTCTTCGTCCGCCATTACGGTTTCCCAGTTGTTTGAGTTTTTGCAAGGCGTTCCTTGGCAACTGTCTTAGGTACCAAGCCTCTTTCCTTTTATGTTCATTGCGTATGCGTGAATTTAGAAAACTCCAATTGCCTGCCTGTTCCTCATAGGTTCGGAAAGCTTATGCGTAAATTTGTTGTTACATTGATGATTATTTAAAGATCTCTTGAAAGCTGTAAGAGcttaaaaaaagggaaaaaaaacgcTTAGGTAAAACATAGGCGTAAAACGTGAGAACGTTCCGAATAGGTTTTGGTATCGCTCGACACTGCGTCAAAGAGTTGCACTTTGCGATTTCGGTTCGGATATCGCTTATACCAGAACACTAACTGGCATACACACGTGCCTAATGAACGGCAGGTAAGGAGAGAAATGGACCTCGTGATATTCTTACGGCTCAGTGGCTCAGCCTCTACTTAACGTATTGCATGAATTGCTTCCACGTTTATTTGATATTGTAATCAATATTTCTTCTATATGGTGTACATTAGCATGGCTTCACGCACAACAAATTTTCCGTGAGTATCCGCACAGCCTCACGCATGCGCGGTTGATAAACCGGTTGTATCAACGCTTATGACCTCCAGCCATCATTTTTCAC
This genomic window from Acropora muricata isolate sample 2 chromosome 2, ASM3666990v1, whole genome shotgun sequence contains:
- the LOC136908850 gene encoding uncharacterized protein isoform X1; its protein translation is MADEERPVVFFPILKNTGIKKGKNNTGLGVKNIHKPLLLPSLDLNAVDVQLVSSLFSHKQICKKVCEWFVGWRSWQQKILLCGVSEKCSRDQLKALVTTLEPVFHRDFTVRLKGTYPTTFIRPAVVKSTTAPSFSADTLANTLQPNLSEEVYEKYFPIAEETESFQRNEWNGLLQNFRDANASLTINGTNSTTTVDKDPGSISRNGGVTTVFAYSEKQSLDNEEVRGHEHAPTILRRVSTPHFFTEFNHRQLGPMKSAPRIGDTCRLYGHAPVTFKHDKWWEGHKGARLIKPRRSKLSNHFKSQINQIYQWLDGWQIHERVDLLSEVLKCCDEECLNFFAQCLGQRLRDQTDINCVPDRVLLKIFSNLDVQSLCRSSQVCHRWRFLANDIELWKKKIAAMGAKEGVKNLPRKITFLGRGQAVDWKQAYKELLMYYRELAEAKFAEQEKNDQKQSLSEERREERKKQPTVVLDLPLKATEKDDCKTVITEVADTQPKHSLENIGPVQSAVTAEQRENAEDFVASDLDGHDLTGGNLKLLTRSLQALTQEDRPHELEVALDVRPALVQASNLLGEDGLPKKQRFRYLSLAVQGVFAVRRVRRLQGHMDAILCLQFDTRRLITGSADRTIRVWDVRSGRSVHKLKGHKGGVRCLQFDDEKIVSGSWDMTVMIWDIVKFNRLKVLYGHSGCVSSLQFNHDILVTGSHDRTIRIWSTDTWECQEVVDGHEGAVTSLQLTEEFLVSGSTDRTLKLWSLETRRCLETFVGHSDAVLSLKVLGYLVLSGSADGMILFWDLETGECQVGIQAHEGPVYSLDYNGHQHFFSSGGDHLLKEWDVSTFTCLRSLQGHKGSVFCVKATPHRVVSCSADGHTRIWDLDIPDAKHKMRKISLEENVITPKTVQASRKSPASTIKEEEKKPNSVVGGVLSRRGGRSIVF
- the LOC136908850 gene encoding uncharacterized protein isoform X2, with amino-acid sequence MADEERPVVFFPILKNTGIKKGKNNTGLGVKNIHKPLLLPSLDLNAVDVQLVSSLFSHKQICKKVCEWFVGWRSWQQKILLCGVSEKCSRDQLKALVTTLEPVFHRDFTVRLKGTYPTTFIRPAVVKSTTAPSFSADTLANTLQPNLSEEVYEKYFPIAEETESFQRNEWNGLLQNFRDANASLTINGTNSTTTVDKDPGSISRNGGVTTVFAYSEKQSLDNEEVRGHEHAPTILRRVSTPHFFTEFNHRQLGPMKSAPRIGDTCRLYGHAPVTFKHDKWWEGHKGARLIKPRRSKLSNHFKSQINQIYQWLDGWQIHERVDLLSEVLKCCDEECLNFFAQCLGQRLRDQTDINCVPDRVLLKIFSNLDVQSLCRSSQVCHRWRFLANDIELWKKKIAAMGAKEGVKNLPRKITFLGRGQAVDWKQAYKELLMYYRELAEAKFAEQEKNDQKQSLSEERREERKKQPTVDLPLKATEKDDCKTVITEVADTQPKHSLENIGPVQSAVTAEQRENAEDFVASDLDGHDLTGGNLKLLTRSLQALTQEDRPHELEVALDVRPALVQASNLLGEDGLPKKQRFRYLSLAVQGVFAVRRVRRLQGHMDAILCLQFDTRRLITGSADRTIRVWDVRSGRSVHKLKGHKGGVRCLQFDDEKIVSGSWDMTVMIWDIVKFNRLKVLYGHSGCVSSLQFNHDILVTGSHDRTIRIWSTDTWECQEVVDGHEGAVTSLQLTEEFLVSGSTDRTLKLWSLETRRCLETFVGHSDAVLSLKVLGYLVLSGSADGMILFWDLETGECQVGIQAHEGPVYSLDYNGHQHFFSSGGDHLLKEWDVSTFTCLRSLQGHKGSVFCVKATPHRVVSCSADGHTRIWDLDIPDAKHKMRKISLEENVITPKTVQASRKSPASTIKEEEKKPNSVVGGVLSRRGGRSIVF